The following proteins are encoded in a genomic region of Aquifex aeolicus VF5:
- a CDS encoding type I secretion system permease/ATPase encodes MATKENTENVLRSYLAKYKKTLIIVGLFSLFINILFLLPSIYMLAVYDIVVPSTSVPTLLVITALAVVLYFALGLLQSVRAKVMQIISLKLDSELNKEVFTSSFEYAIRNPSKASAQPINDLYQLKQFLTSPVLFAIFDLPWVPIYFGVLFVFHVYYGVMAILSMAVIVALAILNEYITKKKLKESNELLVRSTNFLNRALLNAEVVEALGMRNNLYKKWMNFYSKHLSAFEEATDRNNFLSNLTRIFRIMAQSLMLGLGGYLAIKHEITTGMIVAGSILLGRILGPIDTIVNGWRQIGNTKVAYTRLNEFLKFLRFKREVSVKLPEPKGEIELSNVVVVPPEGKTPVLRNINMRILPGEFVAIIGPSGSGKSSLVRTILGIWLPVHGTVEIDGADLKQWDRDYFGKFVGYLPQDIELFEGTVAENIARFGELDSEKIIEAAKLSGAHDVIIKLPDGYDTYIGPGGITLSGGQRQRIALARALYGNPRIVILDEPDSNLDEQGEQALYNALIELKKRKVTTIIVSHRIRLLNLVDKIAIMQDGTLKAFGKADIIIQKLLRKNVN; translated from the coding sequence ATGGCAACAAAAGAGAATACAGAAAACGTGCTGAGAAGTTATCTGGCAAAGTATAAGAAAACGCTTATAATTGTAGGGCTCTTCAGTTTATTTATCAATATCTTGTTTTTACTCCCGAGTATATACATGCTCGCGGTATACGATATTGTAGTTCCAAGTACTAGTGTGCCTACTTTGTTGGTTATTACAGCCCTTGCAGTAGTTTTGTATTTTGCCCTAGGTTTACTTCAAAGTGTAAGGGCAAAAGTTATGCAAATAATAAGTTTAAAGTTAGATTCTGAACTGAATAAAGAAGTATTTACCTCAAGTTTTGAATACGCAATACGAAATCCCTCAAAAGCGTCTGCACAGCCTATTAACGATTTATATCAACTGAAACAATTTCTTACCTCACCTGTATTATTTGCAATATTTGATCTGCCCTGGGTTCCTATATACTTCGGTGTACTCTTTGTATTTCACGTTTACTACGGAGTGATGGCTATACTTTCCATGGCTGTTATCGTGGCTTTAGCTATTTTGAACGAGTACATAACAAAGAAAAAACTAAAAGAATCAAACGAACTACTCGTAAGGAGCACGAACTTTTTAAACAGAGCACTGCTTAACGCAGAAGTTGTTGAAGCTTTAGGTATGAGAAACAATTTGTACAAAAAGTGGATGAATTTTTACTCAAAACATCTTAGTGCCTTTGAAGAAGCTACAGACAGGAACAACTTCTTAAGTAATTTAACGAGAATTTTTCGTATTATGGCTCAATCTTTAATGCTGGGACTTGGTGGATATTTAGCTATAAAGCATGAAATTACAACAGGTATGATAGTTGCAGGGTCGATATTACTTGGTAGGATTCTTGGTCCTATAGACACAATAGTAAATGGCTGGAGGCAAATAGGTAATACTAAAGTTGCATACACTAGGTTAAATGAATTTCTTAAGTTTCTTCGTTTTAAAAGGGAGGTATCCGTTAAGCTTCCAGAACCGAAAGGAGAAATTGAATTATCAAATGTAGTTGTAGTGCCTCCAGAAGGAAAAACTCCAGTACTGAGAAATATAAATATGCGCATACTTCCTGGAGAATTCGTGGCAATTATAGGACCAAGTGGTTCTGGAAAATCTTCGCTCGTGAGAACTATTCTTGGAATTTGGTTACCTGTTCACGGTACCGTGGAAATTGACGGAGCGGATTTGAAACAATGGGATAGAGATTATTTTGGCAAATTCGTAGGTTATTTACCGCAAGATATAGAACTCTTTGAAGGTACGGTTGCAGAAAATATTGCCCGTTTTGGAGAATTGGATTCTGAAAAAATAATAGAAGCTGCAAAGCTTTCGGGTGCACACGATGTGATAATAAAACTTCCTGATGGATACGATACTTACATAGGTCCCGGAGGTATTACACTTTCAGGAGGGCAAAGACAGAGGATAGCATTAGCAAGAGCTCTATATGGAAATCCCAGAATAGTTATTCTGGATGAACCAGATTCTAATTTGGATGAACAAGGAGAACAGGCACTTTACAATGCGTTAATAGAACTAAAGAAAAGGAAAGTAACAACAATCATAGTGTCTCACAGAATACGCCTTTTAAACCTCGTGGATAAGATAGCTATTATGCAAGATGGTACGCTAAAAGCTTTTGGAAAGGCAGATATAATTATTCAGAAATTATTAAGAAAAAATGTAAATTAA
- a CDS encoding glycosyltransferase family 4 protein — MKKLLLFYTKLSKQLDYFCNTLRNNYELICEDITKYKKFRLNSYDRIVVWIENFNNVLLDYLDNIHPVIILPKNLENANLDLLDEKLIYYAFGWNGLKLLKDERKDLYLLALLKLLINKSKGAILSKDFTKLKKYWLINRNRVKFSDNFFTHSIVEAIEEIYRKDALEQVIKIFSSFISTDIQAKRLSKLVASNFYPNLYERKLFFDISLLRVKEGGTGIHRVVKAQLNCFLENFTPKFRAEPSYITVENGKVTVKYAREFIKNYLKIQTNTLSDVPLLIREGDIYYLPDYYPLLTLEAYKSGFFDYLKFKKTKTVFLVYDLIPIKFPEYFPKRFNKIHEIWLKIVLETSDLIFTISNTVKEDILEFSKKKNLPFPEEKIKVLPLGAETEKAPNVTKVSEKEKEIIQKVSKEPFFLMVSTLEPRKGHFQVLKAFEILWKKGINVNLVIVGKEGWKVRKLVKHIKKHRFLGKHLFWFGYVSDELLKELYKRALALIAASEDEGFGLPIVEAFRNNTPVIARDIKVFREIAGDNAFFFENTKNPEVIANAIKTWLELYRKGLHPKPANLKQYKYTWENHCKLLIKYLTEI; from the coding sequence ATGAAAAAGCTGTTACTATTTTACACTAAATTATCTAAACAGTTAGATTATTTCTGTAATACTCTACGAAATAATTACGAATTAATATGCGAAGATATAACCAAGTACAAGAAGTTTAGATTAAATTCCTATGACAGGATAGTAGTTTGGATTGAGAATTTTAACAATGTTTTGCTGGACTACTTAGACAACATCCATCCTGTGATAATCCTGCCTAAAAATTTGGAAAATGCAAATCTTGATCTGTTAGACGAAAAACTCATTTATTACGCTTTTGGTTGGAATGGACTTAAATTGTTAAAAGATGAAAGAAAAGATTTATACCTGTTGGCTCTACTGAAGCTATTAATTAACAAATCAAAGGGTGCTATATTATCAAAAGATTTCACAAAGCTAAAGAAGTATTGGCTTATTAATAGGAATAGGGTTAAATTTTCGGATAACTTTTTTACACATTCAATTGTAGAAGCAATAGAAGAAATATATAGAAAAGATGCTTTAGAGCAAGTTATTAAAATTTTTTCATCCTTCATTTCTACAGATATTCAAGCTAAAAGATTATCAAAGTTAGTAGCCAGCAATTTTTATCCAAATTTATACGAAAGAAAACTCTTTTTTGACATTTCGCTTTTAAGAGTAAAGGAAGGTGGTACGGGAATACATAGAGTAGTAAAAGCACAATTGAATTGTTTTCTTGAAAATTTTACCCCAAAGTTCAGAGCAGAACCCTCATACATAACTGTAGAAAATGGAAAAGTAACAGTAAAGTATGCAAGGGAATTTATCAAAAATTATCTAAAAATTCAAACAAATACTCTGAGCGATGTACCATTACTAATAAGGGAGGGAGATATATATTACCTTCCCGATTACTATCCACTTTTAACTTTAGAAGCTTATAAATCCGGTTTTTTTGATTACTTGAAATTTAAGAAGACAAAAACAGTATTTCTAGTTTACGATTTGATTCCTATAAAGTTTCCAGAATACTTCCCTAAAAGATTTAATAAAATCCACGAAATTTGGCTTAAGATAGTTTTAGAAACTTCAGATTTGATTTTCACTATATCAAATACTGTTAAAGAAGATATTCTAGAATTCTCTAAGAAAAAAAATCTGCCGTTTCCTGAAGAAAAAATTAAAGTTCTTCCTCTGGGGGCTGAAACGGAAAAAGCACCAAATGTAACAAAAGTTTCAGAAAAGGAAAAAGAAATTATTCAAAAAGTATCTAAAGAGCCCTTCTTTTTAATGGTCAGTACATTAGAGCCCAGAAAGGGACACTTCCAGGTGTTAAAAGCCTTTGAAATTCTATGGAAAAAGGGAATAAACGTAAATTTAGTTATCGTCGGAAAAGAAGGATGGAAGGTAAGAAAGTTAGTAAAACATATTAAAAAACATAGATTTTTAGGAAAACATTTATTCTGGTTTGGTTACGTGTCCGATGAACTGTTGAAAGAGCTCTATAAACGAGCCTTAGCTCTTATAGCAGCTTCTGAAGATGAGGGTTTTGGACTTCCGATAGTGGAAGCTTTCAGGAATAATACTCCTGTAATAGCGAGAGATATAAAGGTGTTCAGAGAAATTGCAGGAGATAACGCTTTCTTCTTTGAGAATACCAAAAATCCGGAGGTAATAGCAAACGCGATAAAAACGTGGCTTGAACTTTACAGAAAAGGTCTTCACCCTAAGCCTGCAAACTTGAAACAATATAAATATACATGGGAAAATCACTGTAAGCTTTTAATAAAGTACTTAACCGAAATTTAG